Proteins encoded by one window of Nitrincola iocasae:
- the doeB2 gene encoding N(2)-acetyl-L-2,4-diaminobutanoate deacetylase DoeB2: MTALWDQHIQQAISLRRELHKQPELTWQEVATAERIRQELTALNIPWEACAKHGTLGRLAQHKPGPHIALRGDMDALPIDEKSGMPWSSQSPGCMHACGHDGHTATLMAAAYWLKAHEEQLPGPVTLLFQPAEEGGHGALRMIEEGALKGIDVIYGWHNWPAIAFGQAVCPDGAVMAGNGTFRLTVTGQGGHSSQPEACQDPVLAASAIVVALQQIVSRRLPPQDATVLSVTSVDARSSPTVIPDTAVIEGGFRIAQPATRKVLSSLIEEISTATARAYGTQCQVEIFPRYDATINHPEPAANFRQQLESEFGEQVLSQSTPLPIMASEDFSYYLKEIPGAFALIGSDDGQLQHGRPCHNAQYDFNDALISRVTRVFSRLAGAPVPEQT, translated from the coding sequence TTGACCGCACTTTGGGACCAGCATATTCAACAAGCCATTTCACTGCGTCGTGAACTGCATAAACAACCTGAGTTAACCTGGCAAGAAGTGGCGACGGCCGAGCGTATACGTCAGGAGTTAACCGCGCTAAATATACCCTGGGAAGCCTGTGCCAAGCATGGCACGCTGGGTCGGTTGGCCCAGCATAAGCCGGGCCCTCACATTGCCTTGCGCGGTGATATGGATGCGCTACCTATAGATGAAAAAAGTGGCATGCCTTGGAGCTCTCAGAGCCCCGGCTGTATGCATGCCTGCGGGCATGATGGTCATACTGCTACCTTGATGGCGGCCGCTTATTGGCTTAAGGCTCATGAAGAGCAACTGCCTGGGCCGGTGACGCTGTTGTTTCAACCAGCAGAAGAAGGTGGTCATGGCGCGCTGCGAATGATCGAGGAAGGGGCTCTAAAGGGTATAGATGTTATTTATGGTTGGCACAACTGGCCAGCCATTGCGTTTGGTCAGGCGGTGTGCCCGGATGGAGCGGTGATGGCGGGTAACGGCACCTTTCGTCTGACGGTAACTGGACAGGGCGGACACTCCAGTCAACCGGAGGCGTGTCAGGATCCAGTGTTGGCGGCGTCGGCGATTGTTGTGGCGCTGCAACAGATCGTCAGTCGCCGTTTGCCACCCCAAGATGCTACAGTGTTGAGCGTCACATCAGTGGATGCGCGCAGTTCACCTACCGTGATTCCAGATACGGCGGTGATTGAAGGGGGCTTTCGTATTGCACAACCAGCCACGCGCAAGGTACTGTCGTCATTGATTGAAGAAATCTCAACGGCAACTGCCAGAGCTTATGGCACGCAGTGTCAGGTGGAAATTTTTCCGCGCTACGATGCCACCATTAATCATCCGGAGCCAGCGGCAAACTTTCGCCAGCAACTGGAGTCAGAGTTTGGTGAGCAGGTGTTGAGCCAGTCTACCCCCTTGCCGATTATGGCCTCGGAGGACTTCAGTTACTATCTTAAGGAAATACCCGGTGCATTCGCTTTGATCGGGAGCGATGATGGTCAGTTGCAGCATGGACGACCTTGTCATAATGCGCAATACGATTTTAATGATGCCCTGATATCCAGGGTGACGCGGGTATTTTCAAGACTTGCAGGCGCTCCGGTTCCGGAGCAGACCTGA
- a CDS encoding DUF1538 domain-containing protein — protein sequence MDLLISFARQARDSFRDLIPVILVMAFFQLIVIRQPLPEGTSYVDLIIGLICVLAGLTLFIKGLQLGLFPIGESLAHAFAKKSSVFWLLLFSFALGFGTTIAEPALIAVAGKAAEVIALGGLIDENSQAQSRFAMELRLVVAISVGSAVMLGVLRILKGWPLHYIIITGYVLVMLLTLITPDAIIGIAYDSGGVTTSTITVPLVTALGVGLASSIKGRNPMLDGFGLIALASVMPIIFVLAYGRLTL from the coding sequence ATGGATTTACTCATCAGCTTTGCCAGACAAGCCAGAGACAGTTTCAGAGATCTGATTCCTGTAATACTGGTCATGGCTTTTTTTCAGCTCATTGTGATTCGTCAGCCACTGCCGGAGGGAACCAGCTATGTTGACCTGATTATCGGGCTGATATGTGTTCTGGCGGGCCTGACGCTGTTTATCAAAGGATTACAACTTGGACTCTTCCCTATTGGCGAAAGTCTTGCCCATGCCTTTGCAAAAAAGTCCTCAGTTTTCTGGCTACTGCTGTTCTCTTTTGCACTGGGTTTTGGAACGACCATCGCCGAACCGGCATTGATTGCGGTAGCTGGCAAGGCCGCTGAAGTCATCGCCCTAGGCGGGCTGATTGATGAGAACTCGCAGGCACAAAGCCGCTTTGCCATGGAGTTACGACTGGTCGTAGCTATTTCTGTCGGCAGCGCCGTAATGCTGGGGGTATTACGCATACTCAAGGGCTGGCCGCTACACTACATCATTATTACAGGCTATGTGTTGGTCATGCTGTTAACCTTGATCACGCCGGATGCAATCATTGGTATCGCCTATGATTCAGGCGGCGTGACCACCTCAACCATCACTGTCCCTCTGGTAACAGCCCTGGGCGTCGGACTGGCATCGTCAATCAAGGGACGCAACCCGATGCTGGATGGGTTTGGCTTGATAGCTTTAGCTTCAGTCATGCCGATCATCTTTGTGCTGGCTTATGGGCGGCTGACTTTATGA
- a CDS encoding DUF1538 domain-containing protein produces the protein MEFLTIFFNTALDIAPIAAIIFGFQYLVIRKKVHRLASVLAGFAMVLLGLSLFLLGLEKALFPMGSMMAEQLTSQSFLPALADGAQRHWSDYYWVYIFAFTIGASTTIAEPSLIAVAIKAGEISGGTINPLMLRIAVALGMATGITLGSWRIVTGTSLQGFILAAYVLVIIQTLRSPRSIIPLAFDSGGVTTSTITVPIIAALGLGLASSIPGRDPLLDGFGMIALACLFPIITVMGYAQLAAWLEKRNRNHRERDTRPKETTDAL, from the coding sequence ATGGAATTTTTAACCATTTTTTTCAACACAGCACTCGATATTGCCCCCATCGCCGCCATCATTTTCGGCTTCCAATATCTGGTCATACGAAAAAAAGTTCATCGACTAGCCTCCGTATTGGCCGGCTTTGCCATGGTTCTGCTTGGGTTGAGCTTGTTTCTGCTGGGGCTGGAAAAGGCGCTATTTCCGATGGGCAGCATGATGGCGGAACAACTGACATCTCAATCCTTTTTACCCGCACTGGCTGATGGCGCCCAGCGTCACTGGAGTGACTATTACTGGGTGTATATTTTTGCTTTCACCATCGGCGCCAGCACCACGATTGCTGAGCCCTCACTTATCGCCGTTGCTATTAAGGCTGGCGAAATTTCTGGCGGAACCATTAACCCACTCATGCTGCGGATCGCCGTTGCACTAGGTATGGCTACAGGAATTACTTTGGGAAGCTGGCGAATTGTTACAGGCACCTCACTGCAAGGGTTTATTCTGGCCGCCTATGTATTGGTGATCATTCAAACACTACGCTCACCGCGAAGTATTATTCCGCTGGCGTTTGATTCCGGTGGCGTAACCACTTCCACGATTACAGTACCCATTATTGCAGCGCTGGGCCTTGGATTGGCAAGCTCTATACCTGGACGAGACCCGCTGCTGGATGGGTTCGGCATGATTGCGCTGGCCTGCCTGTTTCCAATTATTACTGTAATGGGCTATGCGCAGCTGGCGGCATGGCTGGAAAAACGTAATCGTAATCATCGGGAACGGGACACCCGACCCAAGGAGACCACTGATGCGCTTTAA
- a CDS encoding P-II family nitrogen regulator, whose product MRFKLILVFVDDDKTDALLDAARDAGATGATIINNARGEGLNKTRGIFGLEITSSRDVLLFLVEEHRCRKILEKIAEVGEFDDSPGTGIALQIDVEDALGVKHQIKKLAMQFDDKED is encoded by the coding sequence ATGCGCTTTAAATTAATTCTGGTGTTTGTCGACGATGACAAAACTGATGCCCTGCTGGATGCCGCCAGAGATGCGGGTGCTACAGGAGCAACGATTATCAACAATGCCCGCGGCGAAGGGTTGAATAAAACCCGCGGGATATTTGGTCTTGAGATCACCAGCAGTCGTGACGTGTTGCTATTCCTGGTTGAGGAACACCGTTGTCGCAAGATTTTGGAAAAAATTGCCGAAGTCGGTGAGTTTGATGATTCACCAGGCACCGGCATAGCCCTACAAATCGATGTAGAAGATGCGCTGGGTGTTAAACACCAGATTAAAAAGCTGGCCATGCAGTTTGATGATAAAGAGGATTAA
- a CDS encoding CBS domain-containing protein: MSKGTIKTVKDVMNQHFCRVDGLLTVEDAVTLMQRSNARVLIVDKRDEQDEYGIVLLSDIAKKVLAKNLSPERVNIYEIMSKPTLCIRSQMQIRFCARLFNKFGLAVAPVVDKEDDIIGVINYDDLVLSGLPNL; encoded by the coding sequence ATGTCTAAAGGCACCATCAAAACCGTCAAGGATGTGATGAATCAACATTTTTGCAGGGTTGACGGCTTACTCACAGTTGAAGATGCCGTCACGCTAATGCAGCGTAGTAACGCACGGGTATTAATTGTAGACAAACGTGACGAACAGGATGAGTACGGTATCGTATTACTCTCAGATATAGCCAAAAAAGTACTGGCAAAAAACCTGTCACCAGAACGGGTTAATATCTATGAAATCATGTCGAAACCTACACTGTGTATACGTAGCCAGATGCAGATACGTTTCTGCGCGCGTTTATTCAATAAGTTTGGGCTAGCTGTCGCACCAGTAGTCGATAAAGAAGATGATATTATCGGAGTGATTAACTATGATGATCTGGTTCTGAGCGGGCTGCCCAACCTGTGA
- a CDS encoding DUF1538 domain-containing protein gives MLYLNNFAHAFLHALKNLLPIVVVVLFFQLAILQQLPENSLSMAFGLLVVAVGVALFLQGLELSIFPVGKSLSNQFAKKGSVPILLCFGFALGFSAVVAEPALIAVASQAQEISEGRIDALVLRLLVATSVGFIIALGVFRIIFGHPIHWYMIIGYIIVVGVTFFAPEEIVGLAYDSGGVTTNIVTVPLIAALGIGLASSIRGRSPLIDGFGLVALAVMVPMISVQLYGIFVYAIDADSASAQAVQSVELAVTHPVVQGLLDLLTMFRDVLPILITILFFQYIILKRPLSNPPKIAFGFLLVIIGLYAFVVGLKIGLFPIGNSMAEQLISLNSYAYIYLFAFMIGFATTMAEPALIAVGQQAEEAAAGKIKGNVIRLLVAVGVAVGITIGVFRLISGGSIHYFIIGGYTLVILLTMLCPKYIVALAFDLGGVTTSEVTVPLVTALGIGLATHIEGRNVLIDGFGLIAFASIFPIVTVMCYAIAVDWLNKFNRAES, from the coding sequence TTGCTGTACCTGAATAATTTTGCACATGCATTTTTACACGCCTTAAAGAACCTGTTACCGATCGTTGTTGTCGTGCTGTTCTTTCAGTTGGCTATTTTACAGCAACTACCGGAAAACAGCCTGAGCATGGCCTTTGGTTTACTCGTCGTTGCTGTCGGCGTCGCGCTGTTTCTGCAGGGTCTGGAGCTGAGCATCTTCCCCGTCGGCAAAAGTCTCTCCAACCAATTCGCCAAAAAGGGGTCAGTACCCATTTTGCTGTGCTTTGGTTTTGCCTTGGGATTTTCAGCCGTGGTCGCCGAACCGGCACTCATCGCCGTTGCCAGCCAGGCACAAGAGATCAGCGAAGGCCGCATCGATGCGCTGGTGCTTCGCCTGTTAGTTGCCACTTCAGTTGGCTTTATCATTGCACTAGGGGTTTTTCGCATCATTTTCGGCCACCCGATACATTGGTATATGATTATTGGTTATATCATCGTGGTCGGCGTCACCTTCTTTGCACCCGAAGAGATCGTTGGGCTGGCGTATGACTCTGGCGGTGTCACCACTAACATTGTCACCGTCCCCTTGATTGCTGCACTGGGGATCGGCTTGGCCTCTTCAATTCGTGGACGTAGCCCCCTGATTGATGGCTTTGGTTTGGTTGCGCTGGCGGTGATGGTGCCAATGATCAGCGTGCAGCTTTATGGTATTTTTGTTTATGCCATAGATGCCGACAGCGCTTCGGCTCAGGCTGTGCAGAGTGTGGAACTCGCCGTAACTCACCCTGTAGTGCAAGGGCTGCTAGATCTCCTGACCATGTTCCGGGATGTACTGCCCATCCTGATCACCATTCTATTTTTCCAATACATTATTCTCAAGCGGCCCTTATCCAACCCACCTAAAATTGCCTTTGGTTTTTTGTTGGTGATTATCGGTCTGTATGCATTTGTTGTCGGGTTGAAGATCGGACTTTTTCCGATCGGCAACAGCATGGCAGAGCAGCTCATTTCACTGAACAGTTATGCATATATTTATCTGTTTGCTTTTATGATCGGCTTTGCAACCACCATGGCTGAACCGGCTTTAATTGCTGTGGGTCAACAAGCTGAAGAAGCCGCTGCAGGTAAAATAAAGGGTAACGTCATTCGTCTCCTGGTTGCCGTTGGGGTAGCGGTTGGCATTACAATAGGTGTTTTCCGACTGATCAGCGGCGGATCGATTCACTACTTTATTATTGGCGGTTACACGCTGGTAATCCTGCTGACCATGTTGTGTCCAAAATACATCGTGGCACTGGCTTTTGACCTGGGTGGTGTAACCACCTCAGAGGTAACCGTTCCACTGGTAACGGCACTAGGTATCGGACTGGCCACACATATTGAAGGGCGAAATGTATTGATCGATGGCTTTGGCTTGATCGCATTTGCGTCCATTTTTCCAATCGTTACAGTCATGTGCTACGCCATCGCCGTTGACTGGCTGAATAAATTCAACAGGGCTGAATCATGA
- a CDS encoding P-II family nitrogen regulator: MKFSVLTAIVSEDYEQKVIDGARELGAGGITLLSGRGIGSDAKKTFFGMTYEGSQSIIIMVLEKGLSLEILKSIQTLIVDKKNNDSHGVVFTLPLEHLGGIDLSQLAKFEQHLKENL; this comes from the coding sequence ATGAAATTTTCTGTATTGACAGCAATCGTGTCTGAAGACTACGAGCAAAAAGTGATTGACGGTGCACGTGAATTAGGTGCCGGTGGCATCACATTGTTATCGGGTCGGGGAATCGGCAGTGATGCGAAAAAAACCTTCTTCGGCATGACCTATGAAGGCAGTCAATCGATCATTATTATGGTATTGGAAAAGGGCTTATCGCTGGAGATTCTCAAATCCATCCAGACGCTCATTGTCGATAAGAAAAACAATGACTCCCATGGCGTGGTGTTTACCCTTCCATTGGAGCACCTTGGCGGAATAGACCTGTCACAACTGGCAAAATTTGAGCAACATCTGAAAGAAAACCTCTAA
- a CDS encoding CBS domain-containing protein — MLVKDVMVNDVITVSPFATLRDALSLMKRHKLKSLVVEKTNDNDAYGLITYTNIVKTVVAESGDIDLINVYDVCAKPVISVGQSLSVKHAASLMITSRVKRILVLKDNEMVGLLCMNDIVQTLLNDLE, encoded by the coding sequence ATGCTGGTAAAAGATGTCATGGTGAACGATGTTATAACCGTTTCACCCTTTGCAACACTGCGTGACGCACTGAGCCTGATGAAGCGTCACAAGCTGAAATCACTGGTAGTGGAAAAAACCAATGACAATGATGCCTATGGTTTGATTACCTATACCAACATTGTCAAAACGGTAGTGGCCGAAAGCGGCGATATCGATCTGATCAATGTCTACGATGTGTGTGCCAAACCTGTTATTTCAGTAGGGCAGAGCCTATCGGTAAAACACGCCGCGTCACTGATGATCACAAGTCGGGTCAAGCGCATTCTGGTGTTGAAGGATAACGAGATGGTCGGACTGTTATGCATGAACGATATCGTGCAGACATTACTGAACGATCTTGAGTAA
- the lipA gene encoding lipoyl synthase: MSDTPAKLVRVEQGVKLRGAEKMARIPIKVIPTEKDEMPRKPDWLRVRMGSNAEVKRIKAKLRKHKLASVCEEASCPNLGECFSHGTATFMIMGDICTRRCPFCDVAHGRPNALAENEPLELAEAIADMGLRYVVITSVDRDDLRDGGAQHFADCIRETRRLATNIQIETLVPDFRGRMDIALEILQQTPPDVFNHNLETVPRLYKKVRPGADYAWSLELLKRYKALRPEIRTKSGLMVGVGETNEEIIEVMRDLRAHDVNMITIGQYLQPSRNHLPVDRFVTPDEFDEFGRIAKSLGFSHVASGPLVRSSYHADLQAKGEKVG, translated from the coding sequence ATGTCTGATACTCCTGCAAAACTTGTCCGCGTCGAGCAAGGCGTCAAGCTCCGTGGTGCTGAAAAAATGGCTCGTATTCCGATTAAGGTCATTCCGACCGAAAAAGATGAGATGCCACGTAAACCGGATTGGCTTCGCGTCAGAATGGGCTCCAATGCTGAAGTGAAGCGGATCAAAGCCAAGTTGCGCAAGCACAAGCTGGCATCGGTATGTGAAGAGGCCAGTTGCCCTAATCTGGGCGAGTGTTTCAGTCACGGTACCGCCACCTTCATGATTATGGGTGATATCTGCACCCGACGTTGTCCCTTCTGTGATGTCGCACACGGTCGCCCTAATGCGCTGGCTGAAAATGAGCCGCTGGAACTGGCGGAAGCCATTGCCGATATGGGCCTGCGTTATGTGGTTATCACCTCAGTAGACCGAGATGATCTGCGTGATGGCGGTGCACAGCACTTTGCCGACTGCATTCGCGAAACTCGGCGTTTGGCTACCAATATACAGATAGAAACCCTGGTGCCGGATTTCCGTGGGCGTATGGATATCGCTCTGGAGATCCTGCAGCAAACACCGCCAGATGTGTTTAACCACAACCTGGAAACTGTGCCGCGTTTGTACAAGAAAGTCCGTCCTGGTGCTGATTACGCCTGGTCACTGGAGCTATTGAAACGCTACAAGGCCTTACGTCCTGAAATCAGAACCAAGTCGGGTTTGATGGTGGGTGTTGGTGAAACCAATGAAGAAATTATTGAGGTAATGCGGGATCTGCGCGCCCATGATGTCAATATGATCACCATCGGTCAGTACCTGCAGCCAAGCCGTAATCACCTGCCGGTTGATCGCTTTGTTACCCCGGATGAGTTCGATGAGTTTGGCCGCATCGCCAAATCACTTGGCTTTAGCCATGTTGCCAGTGGCCCTCTGGTACGCTCGTCTTACCATGCTGATCTGCAGGCCAAGGGTGAGAAGGTCGGTTAA
- the lipB gene encoding lipoyl(octanoyl) transferase LipB has product MQQFTAQRQAETPDEIWLLQHHPVFTQGQAGKAEHLLNPGPIPVVKTDRGGQVTYHGPGQLIAYLLLDLRRKKLGVRDVVTLMEEAVIALLADHGQVAVARADAPGVYVDDCKIASLGLRVRRGCSFHGLALNVDMDLQPFARINPCGYAGMQMTQLRDLCPDTDIDSAAKNLLNYLVKRLDYPQVELANHLES; this is encoded by the coding sequence ATGCAGCAGTTTACGGCTCAGCGTCAGGCGGAAACGCCAGATGAAATCTGGTTGTTACAGCACCACCCGGTATTTACCCAAGGGCAGGCCGGTAAAGCCGAGCATCTGCTCAATCCCGGCCCTATACCGGTGGTTAAAACAGACCGTGGCGGTCAGGTGACCTACCACGGTCCGGGGCAATTGATCGCTTACCTGCTGCTGGATTTGCGCCGCAAAAAACTGGGTGTCCGGGACGTGGTTACCCTGATGGAAGAGGCCGTCATTGCGCTGCTGGCAGATCATGGGCAAGTCGCCGTTGCACGTGCCGATGCTCCAGGTGTGTATGTTGATGATTGTAAAATTGCGTCACTGGGCTTGCGGGTTCGGCGCGGTTGCTCTTTTCATGGTCTGGCATTGAATGTCGATATGGACCTGCAACCCTTTGCCAGAATCAACCCGTGTGGCTACGCCGGTATGCAGATGACCCAGTTGCGAGATCTCTGTCCGGACACTGATATTGACAGTGCGGCTAAAAACCTACTAAATTACTTGGTTAAACGGCTCGACTACCCGCAGGTTGAGTTGGCTAATCATCTGGAAAGCTGA
- a CDS encoding YbeD family protein: MTDSPEAPKIEFPCADYPIKVVGNNDNDFYGFVVETVKGFDPGLDLEKVSVQDSRNGRFRSVRLKIKATGEEQLQDLFAALKASGRVHMVL; this comes from the coding sequence ATGACTGATTCACCCGAAGCACCTAAAATCGAATTTCCCTGTGCGGACTATCCGATCAAAGTAGTGGGCAATAATGACAATGACTTTTATGGTTTTGTGGTCGAGACAGTGAAAGGTTTTGATCCTGGCCTGGACCTGGAAAAGGTCAGTGTTCAGGATAGTCGCAACGGTCGGTTTCGTTCAGTGCGTTTGAAAATCAAGGCCACCGGAGAGGAGCAGTTGCAAGACTTGTTTGCAGCATTGAAAGCTTCTGGTCGTGTACATATGGTACTTTGA
- a CDS encoding D-alanyl-D-alanine carboxypeptidase family protein → MNTRFLSRTLLALLFSLLAFAQVQASMIPAPPQVAARSYVVMDAATGQIILSKDEHERYPPASLVKIMTSYIAELELINGNLSEDEMVNVSEKAWRTGGSRMFIQEGTQVKLIDLLRGIIISSGNDASVAMAEHIAGSERAFADLMNQHARRLGMTNTNYENATGLPSDNQYASAYDLAILARALITDSKQYYPIYAEKHFEFNDIRQPNRNRLLWRDDTVDGIKTGHTDEAGYCLVSSAVRDGMRLISVVMGSASEETRAQETQQLLAYTYRFYESTELYAAGQSISDQRVWGGEVDNLSMGVLENLSLTLPRGQQDRLEVLLDLPRNIQAPVAVGDAIGSVVVSLDGEVISETPLVALHAVEPGSFFKRLWHSILQFFMNLIN, encoded by the coding sequence ATGAATACAAGATTTTTGAGTCGTACGCTGCTTGCCCTGTTGTTCAGTCTGCTGGCTTTTGCCCAGGTGCAGGCATCGATGATTCCAGCCCCCCCGCAGGTTGCAGCGCGTTCTTATGTGGTGATGGATGCGGCTACTGGCCAGATTATTCTGTCTAAAGATGAACATGAGCGCTACCCGCCAGCGAGCCTGGTAAAGATCATGACCAGCTATATTGCGGAGTTGGAACTGATCAATGGCAATCTGTCTGAAGATGAAATGGTCAATGTCAGTGAAAAAGCCTGGCGTACTGGCGGCTCTCGTATGTTTATTCAGGAAGGCACGCAGGTTAAATTAATTGATCTGTTGCGGGGTATTATCATCTCTTCTGGTAACGATGCGTCTGTCGCTATGGCTGAACATATTGCCGGTAGTGAAAGAGCGTTCGCTGATCTGATGAACCAGCATGCCCGCCGCCTGGGTATGACCAACACCAACTATGAAAATGCCACAGGCCTGCCATCGGATAACCAGTATGCTTCTGCTTACGATCTGGCGATACTGGCGCGTGCACTGATCACAGATTCTAAACAATATTATCCGATTTATGCCGAAAAACACTTTGAGTTTAATGATATACGTCAGCCCAATCGTAACCGCTTGTTGTGGCGTGATGATACGGTAGACGGTATCAAAACCGGACACACCGATGAAGCCGGCTACTGCCTGGTGTCTTCAGCCGTTCGTGATGGTATGCGCCTGATCAGCGTGGTGATGGGCTCTGCCAGCGAAGAGACGCGGGCGCAGGAAACCCAGCAGCTACTGGCCTATACTTACCGTTTCTACGAAAGTACTGAGCTTTATGCCGCCGGTCAGTCGATCAGCGATCAGCGAGTCTGGGGCGGCGAAGTCGATAACCTGAGCATGGGTGTACTCGAAAACCTTTCGCTGACTCTGCCGCGTGGGCAGCAGGATCGTCTGGAAGTGCTGCTGGATCTGCCACGCAATATCCAGGCACCTGTTGCTGTGGGCGATGCTATCGGCTCGGTGGTAGTATCACTGGATGGCGAAGTGATTTCAGAGACCCCTTTGGTGGCGCTGCATGCGGTTGAGCCTGGCAGTTTTTTCAAGCGGCTGTGGCACAGTATTTTGCAGTTCTTTATGAATCTGATCAACTAG
- a CDS encoding septal ring lytic transglycosylase RlpA family protein has protein sequence MRAGLISLLLVVMLAGCSSRPSPQAPVTHPTDPSGRYSMTHDKAPATPPDVSKVPDAVPRYEPLSRGGNRSPYEVFGKTYTVMPSAEGYRESGIASWYGMKFHGHLTSNGEVYDMYEMTAAHKSLPIPSFVRVTNLDNGKSVIVRVNDRGPFHQDRLIDLSYAAAYRLDILQRGTGRVKVEAITPRPSGQMQAPTLAAGPVAPAVSTSLKASHDRRYLQIGAFASEESARRAQQQVMPFAAGFAVGIYTANPSGSPIYRVKIGPLNVGEPLDNLIASLAGAGFHSPHLVAEP, from the coding sequence ATGCGTGCAGGGCTTATAAGTTTATTGCTTGTTGTGATGCTGGCGGGGTGTTCGTCACGACCGAGTCCACAGGCACCCGTTACTCATCCGACAGACCCCTCAGGTCGTTACAGCATGACCCATGACAAGGCACCGGCGACCCCGCCTGATGTTAGTAAAGTGCCAGATGCTGTGCCTCGTTACGAGCCCTTGAGTCGTGGTGGAAACCGCAGCCCTTATGAAGTGTTTGGTAAAACCTATACGGTGATGCCAAGTGCAGAGGGGTATCGGGAAAGTGGTATCGCCTCCTGGTATGGCATGAAGTTTCATGGCCACCTGACCTCCAATGGTGAGGTGTATGATATGTATGAAATGACAGCCGCCCATAAGAGCCTGCCAATTCCTTCATTCGTTCGGGTTACAAATCTGGATAACGGAAAAAGTGTTATTGTCAGAGTGAATGACCGAGGGCCATTTCATCAGGATCGGCTGATCGATCTATCCTATGCGGCGGCTTATCGTCTGGATATCCTGCAGCGAGGCACAGGGCGGGTTAAGGTTGAGGCTATCACGCCGCGTCCTTCAGGGCAGATGCAGGCTCCGACGTTGGCAGCAGGCCCTGTAGCACCCGCTGTATCAACTTCGCTGAAAGCCTCACATGATCGGCGCTATTTGCAGATAGGTGCATTTGCCAGTGAGGAATCAGCTCGTAGGGCACAGCAGCAGGTCATGCCCTTTGCGGCGGGTTTTGCGGTCGGAATTTACACCGCCAACCCCTCTGGTTCGCCGATTTATCGTGTTAAGATAGGGCCGCTGAATGTGGGTGAGCCGCTGGACAATCTGATTGCCAGTCTGGCGGGTGCGGGTTTTCATTCTCCCCATCTGGTTGCAGAACCTTAA